In a genomic window of Mycolicibacillus parakoreensis:
- a CDS encoding shikimate dehydrogenase: protein MSSTASGDRPPRKAGVLGSPIAHSRSPQLHLAAYRALGLGDWTYERLECDADRLPGLVAGLDRRWVGLSVTMPGKFAALAVAEERSPRAALLGAANTLVRTDTGWWADNTDVDGVSGALGAVGAGTGAAVVVGSGGTAPAAVLALAQGGAATITVVARNPDKAARLVRLAGQAGVDARFCALDDTALPRVAAEAAVLVSTVPAEVAAGYAPTLARVPVVLDAVYDPWPTPLAAACSAAGGTVISGLQMLLHQAFTQVEHFTGLPAPREAMTCALAGAD, encoded by the coding sequence GTGTCCTCGACAGCGTCCGGTGACCGCCCGCCCCGCAAGGCCGGGGTGCTCGGTTCCCCGATCGCGCATTCGCGTTCTCCCCAGCTGCACCTGGCGGCCTATCGGGCGTTGGGGCTCGGCGACTGGACCTATGAGCGCCTCGAGTGCGATGCCGACCGGCTCCCGGGCCTGGTCGCCGGTCTCGATCGGCGGTGGGTGGGGCTGTCGGTGACCATGCCCGGCAAATTCGCCGCCCTCGCCGTCGCCGAGGAGCGCTCGCCGCGGGCCGCGTTGCTCGGCGCCGCCAACACCCTGGTGCGCACCGACACCGGGTGGTGGGCCGACAACACCGACGTCGACGGGGTGTCCGGGGCGCTCGGCGCCGTCGGCGCCGGCACCGGCGCCGCGGTCGTGGTCGGCTCCGGGGGCACCGCGCCGGCCGCGGTTCTCGCGCTGGCGCAAGGCGGCGCCGCGACGATCACCGTGGTGGCGCGCAACCCCGACAAGGCCGCGCGCCTGGTGCGGTTGGCCGGCCAGGCCGGGGTCGATGCCCGGTTCTGCGCCCTCGACGACACGGCGCTGCCCCGGGTCGCCGCCGAGGCCGCGGTCCTGGTCAGCACGGTGCCCGCCGAGGTGGCCGCCGGCTACGCACCGACGCTGGCGCGGGTGCCGGTGGTTCTCGACGCCGTCTACGACCCGTGGCCGACCCCGCTGGCCGCGGCGTGCAGTGCTGCCGGCGGCACCGTGATCAGCGGCCTGCAGATGCTGCTGCACCAAGCGTTCACCCAGGTGGAGCACTTCACCGGGCTGCCGGCCCCGCGCGAGGCGATGACTTGCGCGCTGGCCGGCGCGGACTAG
- a CDS encoding A24 family peptidase: MVSLATAAWLTVLCGHDLRHRRLPNVLTLPGAAAILTAAALLGRGLPALAGALVLAAVYLVVHLSAPAALGAGDVKLALGVGAWTGWFGPAVWALAALGASLLTAVVALIAGWRGVRSVPHGPALGLAAAAVVALALL, translated from the coding sequence CTGGTGAGTCTGGCGACGGCGGCGTGGCTGACGGTGCTCTGCGGCCACGACCTGCGGCACCGCCGTCTGCCCAACGTGTTGACCCTGCCCGGCGCGGCCGCGATCCTGACCGCGGCCGCACTGCTGGGCCGGGGGCTGCCGGCGCTGGCCGGTGCGCTGGTGCTGGCCGCGGTGTATCTGGTGGTGCACCTTTCCGCCCCGGCGGCGCTGGGCGCCGGCGACGTCAAGCTGGCACTGGGGGTGGGGGCGTGGACCGGCTGGTTCGGTCCGGCGGTCTGGGCGCTGGCGGCGCTGGGCGCTTCGCTGCTGACCGCGGTGGTGGCGTTGATCGCCGGATGGCGCGGGGTGCGCAGCGTGCCGCACGGGCCGGCGTTGGGGCTGGCCGCGGCCGCCGTGGTCGCCCTGGCGCTGCTGTGA